A single region of the Streptococcus sanguinis genome encodes:
- a CDS encoding dUTP diphosphatase, translating into MTKIRGFELVSSFTNEDLLPKRETAHAAGYDLKVAERTLVAPGEIKLVPTGVKAYMQPGEVLYLYDRSSNPRKKGLVLINSVGVIDGDYYGNPGNEGHIFAQMKNITNQEVVLEVGERVVQAVFAPFLIADGDEAEGVRTGGFGSTGH; encoded by the coding sequence ATGACGAAAATTCGCGGATTCGAGCTGGTTTCCAGCTTTACAAATGAAGATTTGTTGCCCAAGAGAGAGACGGCTCACGCAGCGGGCTACGATTTGAAAGTGGCAGAGCGTACCCTCGTTGCGCCAGGGGAGATTAAGTTGGTTCCGACTGGTGTCAAGGCCTATATGCAGCCGGGCGAGGTGCTCTATCTTTACGACCGCTCGTCCAACCCTCGTAAAAAAGGCCTGGTCTTGATTAACTCCGTTGGGGTCATTGACGGCGACTACTATGGCAATCCCGGAAACGAAGGGCATATCTTTGCTCAGATGAAAAACATCACAAATCAGGAAGTCGTCCTCGAAGTTGGGGAACGTGTGGTTCAGGCTGTCTTTGCACCATTTTTGATTGCGGATGGAGATGAAGCAGAAGGTGTGCGGACCGGTGGATTTGGGTCGACAGGGCATTAG
- a CDS encoding histidine phosphatase family protein has protein sequence MKIIFIRHGEPDYSLLEEAGYTGFGLDLAPLSAAGRRMATEAASNPLLEQAEILISSSVTRALETASYLIRNRQLPLFVEPFLHEWQVYESGTEKFEQARKLFFENKGSLPSGSPVWYETAEQMKDRFVRTLSKYREYETVALVAHRMLIRQFVADQQIDFCQFVECELKF, from the coding sequence ATGAAAATCATTTTTATACGCCACGGAGAGCCAGATTATTCACTTTTGGAAGAGGCTGGTTATACTGGCTTTGGACTAGATTTGGCTCCCTTGTCGGCTGCTGGTCGTCGGATGGCGACAGAGGCCGCTTCTAATCCTTTGCTGGAACAGGCGGAAATTCTGATCTCCTCTTCTGTGACGCGGGCTTTGGAGACGGCTTCCTATCTGATTCGAAACCGCCAACTACCGCTTTTTGTGGAGCCTTTTCTACATGAATGGCAGGTATATGAAAGTGGGACAGAAAAGTTTGAGCAGGCTCGGAAGCTGTTTTTTGAAAATAAAGGCTCACTTCCTTCAGGAAGTCCTGTCTGGTATGAGACAGCTGAGCAGATGAAAGACCGCTTTGTGCGTACCCTAAGTAAATACAGAGAATACGAGACGGTAGCTCTTGTAGCCCATCGCATGCTCATCCGCCAGTTTGTAGCTGATCAGCAGATTGATTTTTGCCAGTTTGTTGAATGTGAACTGAAGTTTTAA
- a CDS encoding methyltransferase domain-containing protein — MKEFKNKDYSTEIRQKIPGYDVMLDVIFRGVLLRLAPSLKVDKVLALASQTDELNGLASLFPKAGLTVVEPSEAMLQELKRQVHLPQAEYLNSRFEEAVLPSAYQICSCLLVLQFVENPSFFLRKIYDSLSEDGLLILSFFSNQQLGYWKTLASELGANQQQVQRTYENQAGLMNSLSPQEVAGLLEEAGFTNIEQVCQVLSTFVWIIRK; from the coding sequence ATGAAAGAATTTAAGAACAAGGACTATTCAACAGAAATTCGTCAGAAAATTCCAGGCTATGATGTGATGCTAGATGTGATTTTCCGAGGAGTATTGCTCAGGTTAGCACCCAGTTTAAAAGTCGATAAGGTGTTAGCTTTGGCAAGCCAGACGGATGAGCTGAATGGTTTGGCATCCTTATTTCCTAAGGCAGGGTTGACGGTTGTGGAGCCAAGCGAGGCGATGCTACAAGAGCTTAAAAGACAGGTTCATCTGCCTCAAGCGGAGTATCTTAATAGTCGGTTTGAAGAAGCAGTGCTGCCTTCTGCTTATCAGATTTGTTCTTGCTTGCTAGTGTTGCAGTTTGTTGAAAATCCCAGCTTTTTTCTTCGAAAAATTTATGATTCTTTAAGTGAAGATGGCCTTCTGATTCTTAGCTTTTTTTCCAACCAGCAACTGGGCTATTGGAAAACACTTGCTTCAGAGCTAGGAGCCAATCAGCAACAAGTTCAGCGTACTTATGAGAATCAAGCTGGTTTGATGAATTCCCTCTCGCCTCAAGAAGTTGCAGGCTTGCTAGAAGAGGCTGGTTTTACCAATATAGAGCAAGTGTGTCAGGTCTTATCTACTTTTGTTTGGATTATTAGAAAATAA
- the radA gene encoding DNA repair protein RadA produces the protein MTIAKKKTTFVCQNCEYHSPKYLGRCPNCGSWSSFVEEVEAVEVKHARVSLTGEKTRPMKLAEVTSIDVNRTKTEMDEFNRVLGGGVVPGSLVLIGGDPGIGKSTLLLQVSTQLSHQGTVLYVSGEESAEQIKLRAERLGDIDSEFYLYAETNMQNIRTEIEKIKPDFLIIDSIQTVMSPEISSVQGSVSQVREVTAELMQLAKTNNIATFIVGHMTKEGTLAGPRTLEHMVDTVLYFEGERQHTFRILRAVKNRFGSTNEIGIFEMQSGGLVEVINPSEVFLEERLDGATGSSIVVTMEGTRPILAEVQALVTPTMFGNAKRTTTGLDFNRASLIMAVLEKRAGLLLQNQDAYLKSAGGVKLDEPAIDLAVAVAIASSYKDLPTNPQECFIGEIGLTGEIRRVNRIEQRINEAAKLGFTKVYAPKNSLNGLKVPDNIQVIGVTTIGEVLKKVFS, from the coding sequence ATCACCATCGCTAAGAAAAAAACGACCTTTGTCTGTCAAAATTGTGAATATCATTCGCCCAAGTATCTAGGTCGCTGTCCTAACTGCGGCTCTTGGTCTTCTTTCGTTGAGGAAGTAGAGGCTGTAGAAGTCAAGCATGCTCGTGTTTCCTTGACAGGTGAAAAGACCCGGCCCATGAAGCTGGCTGAGGTCACTTCGATTGATGTCAACCGAACCAAGACAGAAATGGATGAGTTCAACCGTGTGCTGGGTGGTGGCGTAGTGCCTGGCAGTTTGGTCCTGATTGGCGGGGATCCCGGTATCGGGAAGTCCACCTTGCTTCTACAGGTATCCACTCAACTTTCTCATCAGGGCACCGTCCTTTATGTCAGCGGGGAGGAATCGGCTGAACAGATTAAGCTGCGGGCGGAGCGACTCGGTGATATTGACAGTGAGTTTTATCTCTATGCCGAGACCAATATGCAAAATATCCGCACGGAGATTGAGAAAATCAAGCCAGATTTTCTGATTATTGACTCCATTCAGACAGTGATGTCGCCGGAAATTTCCAGTGTTCAAGGTTCTGTTTCTCAGGTTCGAGAGGTGACAGCTGAGCTCATGCAGCTGGCCAAGACCAATAATATTGCGACCTTTATCGTTGGTCACATGACCAAGGAAGGAACCTTAGCTGGCCCACGAACTTTGGAGCATATGGTGGACACCGTGCTTTATTTTGAGGGCGAACGTCAGCACACTTTCCGTATTTTACGGGCAGTTAAAAACCGCTTTGGCTCTACCAATGAGATTGGTATTTTTGAGATGCAGTCTGGTGGGCTAGTTGAGGTTATCAACCCCAGTGAAGTCTTTCTGGAAGAGCGTCTGGATGGCGCGACAGGTTCTTCTATCGTTGTGACCATGGAAGGAACGAGGCCGATTTTAGCTGAGGTGCAGGCTTTGGTGACACCGACCATGTTCGGCAATGCCAAGCGAACCACGACTGGACTGGACTTTAACCGAGCCAGCCTTATCATGGCGGTTCTGGAAAAACGGGCAGGGCTCCTCCTGCAAAATCAAGACGCCTACCTCAAATCAGCTGGTGGTGTCAAGCTAGATGAGCCAGCCATTGATTTGGCAGTAGCGGTCGCCATTGCTTCCAGCTACAAGGATCTGCCTACCAATCCTCAAGAGTGCTTTATCGGTGAAATTGGCCTGACTGGTGAAATCCGTCGAGTCAATCGCATCGAGCAGCGCATCAACGAAGCAGCAAAGCTGGGTTTCACCAAAGTCTACGCTCCTAAAAACTCTCTGAACGGCCTCAAAGTTCCAGACAATATCCAAGTCATTGGTGTGACGACGATTGGGGAAGTCTTAAAGAAAGTGTTTTCCTGA
- a CDS encoding TIGR00266 family protein: MVDHRMNVSITNNAQFPLAEIALDASESVRIQTGSMIYHTPNVILNAKVNAESQSIFGKAIQAVGRSMASGEGVFITEATAQSNNGRLALAPNVPGQIVALELGEKQYRLNDGAFLAMDGSASYTLERQSVGRALFGGQGGFYVMSTQGQGTLLVNSFGSIQKVELHNDRITIDNAHVVAWSRELEYDIHLENGFWQSMGTGEGVVNTFYGTGEIYIQSLNIETFANVLRPHLNIDNS, from the coding sequence ATGGTAGATCATCGTATGAATGTTTCTATTACCAACAATGCTCAATTTCCCTTGGCGGAGATTGCCTTAGATGCATCAGAGTCTGTTCGTATTCAGACCGGGAGCATGATATATCACACTCCCAACGTTATCTTGAATGCCAAAGTGAATGCAGAGTCTCAATCAATCTTTGGCAAGGCAATCCAAGCTGTGGGCCGTTCTATGGCTTCTGGCGAAGGAGTGTTTATCACTGAAGCAACTGCTCAATCAAATAACGGTCGTCTAGCCTTAGCGCCTAATGTACCTGGTCAGATTGTTGCTCTGGAACTAGGCGAAAAGCAATACCGCCTTAATGATGGAGCTTTTCTGGCTATGGATGGTTCTGCCTCTTATACTTTGGAGAGGCAGTCGGTAGGTCGAGCTCTCTTTGGTGGCCAAGGGGGCTTTTATGTGATGAGTACCCAAGGTCAGGGAACACTCTTGGTAAATTCCTTTGGCTCGATTCAAAAGGTCGAGCTGCATAATGATAGGATAACGATTGACAATGCTCACGTAGTAGCATGGAGTCGAGAGTTGGAATATGATATTCATTTAGAAAATGGTTTCTGGCAGTCCATGGGGACTGGTGAAGGAGTGGTTAATACCTTCTATGGAACTGGGGAAATTTACATCCAAAGTCTCAATATTGAAACCTTTGCAAATGTTCTTCGCCCACACCTGAATATTGACAATTCTTGA
- a CDS encoding TIGR00266 family protein: MRFSMDSNMQFPLVELSLNQGETVFIQRGSMVYHTPNVTLNTQLNASGSGLGRFVKAVGRSMVSGESTFITQAVAQSDNGYLALAPDAPGQVIPLQLGEKQYRLNDGAFLALDGTAYYTMERQSVGKALFGGQGGLFVMTTQGQGTLLANAFGSIKKIELHNQEVTIDNAHVVAWSQSLNYNIHLENGFWQSIGTGEGVVNTFQGTGEVYVQSLNLQTFAGSLSKYIPRSS; encoded by the coding sequence ATGCGATTTTCTATGGACAGTAATATGCAGTTTCCTTTGGTTGAGTTGTCGCTCAATCAAGGAGAAACCGTCTTTATCCAGCGTGGCAGCATGGTCTACCACACGCCGAATGTGACCCTGAATACCCAGCTCAATGCAAGCGGTTCTGGCTTGGGACGTTTTGTCAAGGCTGTGGGGCGTTCGATGGTTTCTGGTGAAAGTACCTTTATTACTCAGGCTGTTGCCCAGTCTGATAATGGCTACCTTGCTTTGGCGCCAGATGCTCCTGGTCAAGTCATTCCTCTTCAGCTAGGCGAAAAGCAATATCGGCTGAATGACGGTGCCTTTCTGGCTCTTGATGGTACGGCTTACTATACCATGGAGCGTCAGTCTGTTGGCAAGGCTCTCTTTGGCGGTCAAGGCGGTCTCTTCGTTATGACGACCCAAGGACAGGGCACTCTTTTGGCTAATGCCTTTGGTTCTATTAAGAAAATTGAGCTTCATAACCAAGAAGTGACTATTGACAATGCCCATGTAGTAGCTTGGAGCCAATCTTTGAATTATAATATCCATCTGGAAAATGGTTTCTGGCAGTCTATTGGAACGGGAGAAGGAGTGGTCAACACCTTCCAAGGTACTGGTGAAGTCTATGTGCAAAGTCTCAATCTTCAAACCTTTGCAGGCTCACTCAGCAAGTATATCCCAAGAAGCTCATAA
- a CDS encoding GNAT family N-acetyltransferase, with protein sequence MTITIKPYQKLDKEAVLELSIQAWSPVFPKMEKGVPKFVYDNFYPQGWEKRQINDLTAVLNEESQFAWLAFLEEELVGWIHIRLHPEDKMGEIYILAVAPRYQRQGIGKALMTYACDQIKQKGMEMVMVETGGDLGHAPARKTYENFGFEQWPVARYFKKL encoded by the coding sequence GTGACAATTACTATAAAACCTTATCAGAAATTGGATAAAGAGGCTGTTTTAGAATTATCAATTCAAGCTTGGTCTCCAGTTTTTCCAAAAATGGAAAAAGGAGTTCCTAAGTTTGTTTATGATAATTTTTATCCTCAAGGGTGGGAAAAAAGGCAAATCAATGATCTAACAGCAGTCTTAAATGAAGAGAGTCAGTTTGCCTGGTTAGCTTTTCTGGAGGAAGAATTAGTAGGATGGATTCACATTCGCTTGCACCCTGAGGATAAGATGGGTGAGATTTATATCCTAGCTGTTGCTCCAAGATATCAGCGTCAAGGTATTGGAAAAGCGCTCATGACCTATGCTTGTGATCAGATTAAACAAAAAGGAATGGAAATGGTCATGGTTGAGACGGGTGGTGATCTAGGTCATGCACCGGCTCGTAAAACCTATGAGAACTTTGGTTTTGAACAATGGCCCGTTGCTCGCTACTTTAAGAAGTTATAA
- a CDS encoding beta-class carbonic anhydrase: MSYFENFMKANQAYVDLHGTAHLPINPKTKVAIVTCMDSRLHVAQALGLALGDAHILRNAGGRVTEDMIRSLVISQQQLGTREIVVLHHTDCGAQTFKNEDFTAYLHKELGVDVSEQDFLPFTDVEESVREDMALLRQSPLIPADVKISGAVYDVDTGRMTVVEE; this comes from the coding sequence ATGTCATATTTTGAAAACTTTATGAAGGCCAATCAAGCTTATGTAGATTTGCATGGAACGGCACATCTGCCCATTAATCCCAAAACCAAGGTAGCTATTGTGACCTGCATGGACTCTAGGCTCCACGTAGCTCAGGCTCTGGGACTGGCACTAGGAGATGCCCATATCTTGCGAAATGCCGGTGGTCGGGTGACGGAGGACATGATTCGCTCACTGGTCATCTCTCAGCAGCAGCTAGGAACGCGGGAAATCGTGGTTTTGCATCATACAGACTGCGGGGCACAGACCTTTAAGAATGAAGATTTTACGGCCTATCTTCATAAAGAGCTAGGTGTCGATGTTAGTGAACAGGATTTTTTGCCCTTTACAGATGTAGAGGAAAGTGTGCGCGAGGATATGGCCTTGCTGCGGCAGTCACCGCTAATCCCAGCTGATGTAAAAATCTCAGGTGCGGTTTATGATGTAGATACTGGTCGAATGACAGTTGTTGAGGAATAG
- a CDS encoding ABC transporter permease yields the protein MILSIISQGLVWAVLGLGIFMTFRILGFPDMTTEGSFPLGGAVAVTLITKGVNPFLATAAAVLAGCAAGAVTGLLYTKGKIPTLLSGILVMTSCHSIMLMLMGRANLGLLGSSKIQDILPFSGEVNDLLTGLIFVSLVIAALLFFLDTKLGQAYIATGDNPDMARSFGINTGRMELMGLILSNGLIALAGALIAQQEGYADVSRGIGVIVVGLASLIIGEVLFHSLTLAERLITIVVGAIAYQFLIWGVIALGFNTNYLRLYSAVILAVCLMIPTLKNKFFKGAKLSK from the coding sequence ATGATTCTTTCCATTATTTCTCAGGGACTGGTTTGGGCCGTCCTAGGTCTAGGTATTTTTATGACCTTCCGGATTCTGGGTTTTCCTGATATGACGACAGAAGGCTCCTTCCCCTTGGGCGGGGCGGTGGCTGTTACCTTGATTACCAAAGGAGTCAATCCTTTTCTGGCAACAGCAGCAGCCGTTTTAGCGGGCTGTGCTGCGGGTGCCGTGACAGGTCTGCTCTATACCAAGGGGAAAATTCCGACTTTGCTTTCTGGGATTTTGGTCATGACCTCCTGCCACTCTATCATGCTGATGCTGATGGGCCGTGCCAATCTGGGGCTTTTAGGCAGCAGTAAAATTCAGGATATTCTGCCCTTTTCAGGGGAAGTCAATGACCTCTTGACTGGTTTGATTTTTGTCAGCCTAGTGATTGCAGCCCTGCTCTTTTTCTTGGATACTAAGCTAGGGCAGGCTTATATCGCGACTGGAGATAATCCGGACATGGCTCGCAGTTTTGGGATCAATACTGGCCGTATGGAGTTGATGGGACTGATTCTGTCTAATGGCTTGATTGCTCTGGCTGGGGCGCTGATTGCCCAGCAGGAAGGCTATGCAGATGTTTCCCGTGGGATTGGAGTGATTGTAGTCGGTCTGGCCAGTCTTATCATTGGCGAAGTGCTCTTTCATAGTCTGACCTTGGCAGAGCGGCTGATTACCATTGTAGTTGGTGCGATTGCCTATCAGTTCTTGATCTGGGGTGTCATTGCTCTCGGCTTTAATACCAACTATCTCCGTCTTTACAGTGCGGTGATTCTGGCCGTCTGTCTCATGATTCCGACCCTGAAAAATAAATTCTTTAAAGGAGCCAAGTTAAGCAAATGA
- a CDS encoding ABC transporter ATP-binding protein: protein MTAIVELRNATKLVKSGFDEEKIILNDVSLDIHEHDFITILGGNGAGKSTLFNVIAGTLPLTSGSIHILGENVTHFSPEKRAKYLSRVFQDPKMGTAPRMTVAENLLIAKFRGEKRGLAPRGLNSYREEFQATIEKIGNGLDKHLDTPIEFLSGGQRQALSLLMATLKRPELLLLDEHTAALDPKTSVALMELTNEFVNRDRLTALMITHHMEDALKYGNRLIVMKDGQIIQDLNKDEKAKMTIADYYGLFE from the coding sequence ATGACAGCGATTGTAGAATTAAGAAATGCAACCAAGCTTGTAAAGAGCGGCTTTGATGAAGAAAAAATCATCCTAAATGATGTTTCTTTAGACATTCATGAGCATGATTTTATTACGATTTTAGGCGGAAACGGTGCAGGAAAGTCAACCCTGTTCAATGTCATTGCTGGCACTCTCCCTTTAACCAGCGGCAGCATTCATATCTTGGGGGAAAATGTCACTCATTTTTCACCAGAAAAGCGGGCCAAGTACCTGTCTCGTGTCTTTCAGGATCCTAAGATGGGAACAGCTCCGCGCATGACAGTGGCGGAAAATCTTCTTATTGCCAAATTCCGAGGTGAAAAGCGTGGCTTGGCGCCCCGTGGGCTCAACAGTTATAGGGAAGAGTTTCAGGCGACGATTGAGAAAATCGGCAATGGCCTGGACAAGCATCTGGATACACCGATTGAATTTCTTTCTGGCGGGCAAAGACAGGCTTTGAGTCTGCTCATGGCAACGCTCAAGCGACCAGAGCTTTTGCTTCTGGATGAGCATACTGCAGCACTGGATCCCAAGACCAGTGTAGCCTTGATGGAGCTGACCAATGAATTTGTCAATCGTGACCGCCTCACAGCCCTTATGATTACACATCACATGGAGGATGCCCTCAAATACGGCAACCGACTAATCGTTATGAAAGACGGGCAGATTATTCAGGACTTAAATAAAGACGAGAAAGCCAAGATGACCATCGCAGACTACTATGGCTTGTTTGAATAG
- a CDS encoding M protein trans-acting positive regulator PRD domain-containing protein has protein sequence MRELLSKKSHRQLELLELLFKNKRWFHISELAELLNCTERSVKDDLSHVKSAFPQLIFHSSTNGIRIINTDDSDIEMVYHHFFKHSTHFSILEFIFFNEGYETESLCKEFYISSSSLYRIISHINKIIKKQYNFKISLNPARIIGDEIDIRYFFAQYFSEKYYFFEWPFTDFSVEPLCKLLALVYKETAFPVNFATQRMLKLLLVTNLYRIKFGHFLEVEKDSFNNQLLESFMQAEGIEDIVASFDSEYHISLNKEVIGQLFVSYFQKMFFIDENLFMSCAKTDSYVKNSYQLLSDLIDQIESKYNLKIDNNDNLIWHLHNTSHLHRQELSTEFILFDQKGNTIKNFQNIFPQFVSDIKKGIEHYLETLDIHSTPMKVNHLSYTFITHSKHLVLNLLQNQPKLKVLVMSNFDQYHARSVAETLSYYCSNNFELEVWNKLELSIDSLKESPYDIIISNFVIPPIENKRLIYSNNINTVALISLLNAMMFIRLDE, from the coding sequence ATGCGAGAATTACTGTCTAAAAAGAGCCACAGGCAATTAGAACTATTAGAACTACTATTTAAAAACAAACGCTGGTTTCATATTTCTGAACTGGCTGAACTATTGAATTGTACAGAACGTTCAGTAAAAGATGATTTATCTCATGTCAAGTCTGCGTTCCCTCAATTGATTTTTCACTCTTCTACTAATGGCATACGTATCATTAATACCGATGATAGTGATATTGAGATGGTCTATCACCATTTTTTTAAGCATTCAACCCATTTTTCAATTTTAGAATTCATCTTCTTTAATGAAGGATATGAAACTGAGAGTCTTTGTAAAGAGTTTTATATAAGTTCTTCATCACTCTATCGTATAATCAGTCATATTAACAAAATTATAAAAAAACAATATAATTTTAAAATTAGTCTCAATCCTGCTCGGATTATTGGAGATGAGATTGATATCCGTTATTTTTTTGCACAATATTTTTCGGAAAAATATTATTTTTTTGAATGGCCCTTTACAGATTTTTCAGTAGAACCTTTGTGTAAGCTGTTAGCACTGGTCTATAAAGAAACTGCATTTCCTGTCAATTTCGCAACTCAACGAATGTTAAAATTGCTCCTCGTTACGAATTTATATCGAATAAAGTTTGGTCATTTCTTGGAAGTTGAGAAAGATTCTTTTAACAATCAATTGTTAGAATCTTTCATGCAGGCAGAAGGAATCGAAGACATTGTAGCGAGCTTTGATTCTGAATATCATATCTCTTTGAATAAAGAAGTGATAGGCCAACTATTTGTCTCCTATTTTCAAAAAATGTTTTTCATTGATGAAAATCTATTTATGAGCTGTGCAAAAACAGACAGCTATGTAAAAAATTCGTATCAATTATTAAGTGATTTAATTGATCAGATAGAAAGCAAATATAATCTAAAAATAGACAATAATGACAATCTTATTTGGCATTTGCATAATACATCACATCTGCACCGCCAGGAACTATCTACAGAGTTTATTCTATTTGATCAAAAAGGGAATACAATCAAGAACTTTCAAAATATTTTCCCTCAATTTGTTTCAGATATTAAAAAAGGGATTGAACATTATCTAGAGACTTTGGATATCCATAGCACACCAATGAAAGTCAACCATCTATCCTATACTTTTATCACTCACAGCAAACATTTAGTGCTGAACCTTTTACAAAATCAGCCTAAATTAAAAGTTTTAGTCATGAGTAATTTTGATCAGTATCATGCAAGATCAGTAGCAGAGACACTTTCTTATTATTGCAGTAATAATTTTGAACTTGAAGTTTGGAATAAATTAGAATTATCAATCGATTCTTTAAAAGAATCACCTTACGATATCATCATTTCTAATTTTGTTATTCCTCCCATTGAGAACAAGAGACTGATTTATTCCAATAATATTAATACGGTCGCGCTCATCTCCTTACTTAACGCAATGATGTTTATTCGCTTAGATGAGTGA
- a CDS encoding GlsB/YeaQ/YmgE family stress response membrane protein, with translation MLWSIIVGGVIGLIAGSITKKGGSMGVIANVVAGLVGSAVGQSLLGTWGPSLAGMALLPSIIGAVIVVAVVSFILGKKA, from the coding sequence ATGCTTTGGTCTATTATTGTTGGAGGTGTTATTGGTCTTATTGCTGGATCAATCACTAAAAAAGGCGGCTCAATGGGTGTTATTGCAAACGTTGTTGCAGGTTTAGTTGGTTCTGCTGTCGGTCAGTCACTTTTGGGAACTTGGGGTCCTAGTTTGGCTGGTATGGCCTTGCTTCCTTCTATCATTGGTGCAGTTATTGTAGTAGCTGTTGTGTCATTTATTTTGGGTAAAAAGGCATAA
- the amaP gene encoding alkaline shock response membrane anchor protein AmaP produces MSKSRKILSLIFCILILTILIPVLLDFHKVSGLGLQLFSWKLFTWKQIPFVGYYLSRYVFWGTVVLASLILLLMLVIAFYPKRRLEIQLADADGKLMLKNSAIEGFVRSLLTEHGLIKDPTVSVNSRKNKCMVSVKGAIVPSENIIKRSQLIQEEIASGLTEFFGINHNVKLKISVSDFKPKEAAKKTTSRVK; encoded by the coding sequence ATGTCAAAATCAAGAAAAATACTTTCCCTCATTTTCTGTATTTTAATCTTGACAATTTTGATTCCTGTTTTGCTAGACTTTCATAAAGTCAGCGGTCTGGGGCTCCAGTTATTTAGTTGGAAGTTATTCACTTGGAAGCAGATTCCTTTTGTGGGCTACTATCTTTCTAGGTATGTTTTCTGGGGCACTGTGGTTTTAGCAAGCTTAATCTTACTACTGATGTTAGTGATAGCTTTTTATCCTAAGAGACGTTTGGAAATTCAGCTAGCTGATGCGGATGGGAAACTGATGCTGAAAAATTCAGCCATTGAAGGGTTTGTTCGTAGTCTATTAACAGAACACGGTTTAATTAAAGATCCTACAGTTTCAGTAAATAGCCGTAAAAACAAATGCATGGTTTCTGTTAAAGGGGCAATTGTTCCTTCGGAAAACATCATCAAGAGAAGTCAGTTGATTCAAGAAGAAATTGCGTCTGGATTGACAGAATTCTTCGGAATCAATCATAATGTCAAGCTTAAAATCTCTGTCTCAGACTTCAAGCCAAAAGAAGCGGCTAAAAAAACTACTAGTCGTGTAAAGTAA
- a CDS encoding DUF2273 domain-containing protein → MEWFKKYQYPILSGLAGIILACFILSFGFFKTLFVLICATLGAGIGYYIQNKNIFK, encoded by the coding sequence ATGGAATGGTTTAAAAAATATCAATATCCAATCTTGTCTGGATTAGCAGGCATTATTCTAGCGTGTTTTATCCTATCCTTTGGCTTCTTTAAGACTCTATTTGTCTTGATTTGCGCTACTCTAGGGGCAGGAATCGGATATTATATTCAAAACAAAAATATATTTAAATAA
- a CDS encoding Asp23/Gls24 family envelope stress response protein: MSNKDVKDVAKKEVTQEVHEVKGELTYDDKVIQKIIGLSLEKVSGLLAVDGGFFSNIKDKLVNSDNVTHGVNVEVGKEQVAVDLNVVAEYQKNVPALYKEIKKVVAEEVSKMTDLEVVEVNVNVVDIKTKEQHEADSVSLQDRVTDVAESTGEFASEQFEKAKSGISGGFSAVQEKVGDGVEAVKDAASNEKARVR, from the coding sequence ATGTCAAATAAAGATGTTAAAGATGTTGCAAAAAAAGAAGTTACCCAAGAAGTTCACGAAGTAAAAGGTGAATTGACTTACGATGATAAGGTCATTCAAAAAATTATCGGTCTCTCTTTAGAGAAAGTTTCAGGTTTGCTGGCTGTTGACGGTGGCTTCTTCTCTAACATAAAAGATAAATTGGTCAACTCTGACAATGTCACTCATGGTGTCAATGTTGAAGTTGGTAAAGAACAAGTAGCTGTTGACCTGAATGTGGTTGCAGAATATCAAAAGAATGTTCCAGCTTTATACAAAGAAATCAAGAAAGTCGTTGCAGAAGAAGTTTCTAAGATGACTGATTTGGAAGTTGTTGAAGTAAATGTCAATGTTGTTGATATTAAAACGAAAGAACAACACGAAGCGGATTCAGTAAGCCTTCAAGACCGAGTGACAGATGTTGCTGAATCAACAGGCGAATTTGCTTCAGAGCAATTCGAAAAAGCAAAATCTGGCATTAGCGGTGGTTTCTCAGCTGTTCAAGAAAAAGTTGGCGATGGTGTAGAGGCTGTTAAAGACGCTGCATCAAATGAAAAAGCTCGCGTTCGTTAA
- a CDS encoding CsbD family protein: MSTEEKFNQAKGSVKEGLGKLTGDKKTEKEGAAEKVVSKVKEVAVDAKDAVEGAIEGVKNMVKKDDK; the protein is encoded by the coding sequence ATGTCTACAGAAGAAAAATTCAACCAAGCTAAAGGTTCTGTTAAAGAAGGCCTTGGCAAATTAACTGGTGATAAAAAAACAGAAAAAGAAGGAGCTGCTGAAAAAGTAGTTTCTAAAGTCAAAGAAGTTGCAGTAGATGCCAAAGATGCTGTTGAAGGCGCAATCGAAGGCGTTAAAAATATGGTTAAAAAAGACGATAAATAA